Genomic DNA from Calonectris borealis chromosome 4, bCalBor7.hap1.2, whole genome shotgun sequence:
CGGGTTCTTCTGAGCCGGAAGCCAGCAAATCCGTAGACATCTGTGCTGGCCACTAGTAACTGCTTTCAAGATGATTTTGCAGACTGAATGATCCGAAAACTCTTCAGAGCCGTTTGAGCTTGGAGGTCATTCAGTGAGAAGATAGCACCACCTACTGCAAGTACTTAGTCCTGGCTGTAGAGTTAAATATTAAGAGTGGCTTcttgagttttgctttttatcaGAACTATATATTCCTCCTGTGTCTGTTTCATGCCATCTGGGGTTCCTTTATAAACAAAAGCAGCTTCTTTTGTGTTCCACTACAATATGCCAATTTAGAACAGGCAGTATTTGTTAAGCGGaattcttattaaaaattaaaatcaaaacttgTTATTCAACATACAACAGTGATTCAGATAGTAACTTCTTTAACAGGCGCTCATGAGACTTCATAAATTCTGGTTCCTAAGACTGATGTACTTAGTGCTCTGCCAAATTGCATATTAACCTTATTATATTAGTGCTTACAAACCAAGCAGAGGTCAGCTCCTCACGTGTGCTTAGTACAGATGTAATAAACAGCTGGTTTTGGCTTGAGGAATTAAAAGTGGGATCAAATTCAAAGAAAATCTAGTTCCCCAGGCATAAGTAATAGCTAGAAATCGGATGGGTTTGATGCGTCAGTTTGCAGCTACTGGAACTTAGCTATGTGATCCACCATCGGGTTGGGCTGAATGTGTGAACGAGGGCGTCTTCCATAAATGATTTGGCCTTTTTTTACTCGGTTTCACTGAGAAAGGTGTATGTTGTTTTTTCCCTAATTTCAGGAAGCAACGCACGTGATATATTGGGGAGAAGGGTTCTGTCTTTCTAGTGAGACCGATTCCTGCTTTTTTAATGTATCGGTTAGAATATCGATGAGGAAAAAACGTTTAGAAGAGGAGGCCACTTAGATTgttgggggggggatggggaggcagagggagaataCAGTCTTTTGCGGGACTGACCTGAATGGCATTAGCAGTTGGGATATCGCAGGCTGGAAGCACAGAATGTCACCCAGAACGTACAGCTGTCAAACCCTTTGAAAGATCAGTACGGGAAATGATGTTTTCCCTTGCTTGGGCAGGGGACTTAGTACAGTGTTTTGAGGGTGGAAGCGAGGAGGCTATTCTTCACTAGTCCACGGGCATCTCTATGCTTGTCATTGcttggaataaaataaatattaaaaaatttttaaaaagaccagAAGTCCTGCAAAATTCTGTAACTGTAACTTCTCTTCAGCCTCCGGAGAGggttttcatagaatcgtagaatcattaaagttggaaaagacttcgaagatcatcgagtccaaccgtcagcccaacaccaccacgcccactaccccatgtccctaagggcctcatctacacgtctattaaatacttccagggatggtgactccaccactcccctgggcagcctgttccagggcctgaccactctttcagtaaagacatttctcctaatgtccatctaaacctcccctggcgcaacctgaggccattacctctcgtcccatcgcctgttacttgggagaagagaccgacccccacctggctacaacctcctttcaggtagtcgtagagcgcgatgaggtctcccctcagcctcctcttctccaggctaaacggtcccagttccctcagccgctccccatcagacttgtgctccaggcccttcaccagcttcgttgccctcctctggacacgctccagcacctccatgtccttcttgtggtgaggggcccagaactgaacacagggttcgaggtgcggcctcaccagtgcccagtacaggggcacgatcacctccctgctcctgctggccacaccagttctgatacaggccaggatgccattggccttcttggccacctgggcacactgccggctcatgttcatccggctgtcgaccagcacccccaggtccttttcctccgggcagctttccagccgctcttccccaagcctgtagcgttgcctgggcttgttgtggccgaagtgcaggacccggcacttggccttgttgaacctcatacagttggcctcggcccatcggtccagcctgtccaggtccctctgcagagccttcctgccttccagcagatcaacactcccgcccagcttggtgtggtctgcagactgactgagggagcactccatcccctcgtccagatcgttgaagCTTAAGAGTAAATGCCACCCAGGCCCCGAAGTCCCTGTCTCGTAGGTGAGGCCCCGATCACAGTGGAGCAGAGTGGGAGGTTTAGAAGGACCAGCTAGGCTTTTTTTGCATTGAACGGCTTGGCAATCAGAGCTTAAGTGACTTACTGGCAGTATGCTTGAAAGCCCGTGGCAACGCTGAGAATCGTGCCCCGTTTGAATCCAGGCTTTTCCCTTTCCTCGCTACTACGTTGAGCCTCTACTAGTAGAGAAgcaaatcttttctttccaactGAGGCTGTGGCTCAGCGGGATAATGGAAGTTGAAAGACAGTCCAGCACCTAGCGAAGCCAGTGGGAGCCTTTCTCCAGCTTCAGCTAGGTCTGGCCTAAGGCATGGTTCAGTGCCATTCATGTCCCAATTGTCTGGGACAAAGAAAGTCAATTCTGTAGTCAGGACAGCGCAGCCATAGTCACCTAAGTGCCTTCTGAGAGGGAGGGGGTTGGAAATGTTACAGAAAGAGGAAGGCAAAAGAGCAAAACCTCACTATGGCATTGCCCTAATTTCTGGACGATAGATAAAATCTTCAGTGCATCTGTGATCACGTTGTGTTCCCGTGACCTAGTTTGTTTCCTGAagtcagaggagcagcaggaaatGTGTGAGTATTTCTGGATGGAGACAGGTATTACAAGGAAACCAGGTTAAAAGGGTGTGATTTACGGTCACCAGTTTACCAGCTTGATTCTTTTTCTGAATAGCGGCCTAAACCTGTTCCCACAGCACTGCGTGAAAATTTCCAATGAACTTAATGAATAACTAGAAAGCAATGCGCTCGGTCCTTTCTCTATAACGTTTTGAAATGCCCATATCCTTATCTGAGTATTTCATCTTCTAGGGAGCCCTGAAAGCCAGGAGAAGTACGTTTTTAACTTGACGTCGCTCACCGAGTCTGAAAACGTCTTGTCGGCTTCGGTGTATTATTATATTGGTGATCTTCTGCATGCTAAGTGGAACTGTTCCCAATCCAGAGGCTGTTCTCGTCACGGGCACTGGAAACCTGAAATTCAGATACATCTTTCGGTTTGGTCCTTTCCTCCTGTTGGGAACCAGACTCGGAGCCTGGGACGTTTCCTAATAAACGTCTCCAGTGCTTACCAGGATGTCCTTTCCTGGCAGCGGAAGGATATCACTCAGCTCCTgcatgaagcaaaacaaaacaaggagctCCTGATCGGCGTCAAAATGGATCTGACCAGCCATCACCCCTGGAAAAGGGCACCTTCTCGCTATGAACCCTACATTCTGATTTATGCCAATGATTCTGCTATTTCAGAGCCAGAGAGTGTTGTCTCTAGTTTGCAAGGACACCGTCATCCTCTGGGAAGGGTCTTTCCCAGGCCAGAAAACCACGTGAGGAGCAGCCTCGGGAAGCGGCGGCGAAAACGCTCCGCAAACGTCCTGTTGCCGTTGCAGAATAATGAGCTTCCAGGAGCCGAGTACCAGTACAATGAGGATGAGAGATGGGAAGACCGACAACCCTACAAAACCTTCCAGCCGCGGTTAGCAGAGAGGGCAAAGAGTAAGAAAAAGCAGCGGAAGAATCATCACCAGAAGAGCCAGACTCTCCAGTTCGATGAGCAAACGCTGAAGAAGGCGAGGAGGAAGCAGTGGAATGAGCCAAGGTACTGCGCCCGGCGCTATCTCAAGGTGGATTTTGCAGACATTGGCTGGAGCGAGTGGATTATTTCCCCTAAATCCTTCGACGCCTATTACTGCTCAGGGGAATGCCAATTCCCAATTCCAAAGGTACGGCCTTCGTTGATCCTTTTGCACTCTCTGTTACCGTAAActatgcattttctttcctgcGTCAGTAAAAGCCAGCTGGTCACCTGTTAGATGTTCGGATCTAGTAAATAAGTGGTATCTTTGTCTCGTGCTGCAGGGAGTGGTGGTTAGAACAGCTAGTAAAAAGAGAGGCTTGTAAacgtaattaaaaaaatattacatggTATTAGGTTTTTGTCCAGAACCCAAATTGCCATAAAACATTTCCTGAATAGTGCTTATGATGTGTGAACTTGTTATTAACCTGTTTAATAAACATAATAGAAGCCAGGTCCAGAAGATTGCTTATTAGACGGTAGTCGTCATGCCTCGAAGGAGTCTCTGCTGCCAGACCCACGCTGGGGTCAGTCAGCATAGCACGCCCGAGGAAAAGCGTGTGCCTCGTGAGGCGTGACTGTCACGGTGACAGAGAGACTCCGGGGAGCTATGGGAGCGGTTGGGATGCTCTAAGTATAAGCAAAAGAGCCAAATTAATCACTTCTATGACAGACCACGTGGATCCAAAAGCAACGGATCCTGGCCAGCTGACTTTTGAAATATCCCCTGGTTTTTATGAGATTGTTGCATGCGCGTAGCAAGAAAGAGTGATGTGCTCCTAGCCCTGTGACTTAGGTGGATGAACTCAGCCCCTTAAAATCAAATGCCCAATGTCATTATTAGCAGCTAATTAGGCTCCAGGACCTCCCTGCAGTCTACCGAAACCTGAAAGCAGGATGCGGTATTTGAGGCTGACGTAAAATGAGGGGTACGCACAAATAATGCCTACAGGAAATGTCAGTCGAGGTAGGGTTCTTGGTCTCGCTGTAACCTCACGTTCAAGAGTCCTTCTTCCTGCCGCAGCGAAGCCTTAGCAGTTAGTTCTGAAATGTATGTGGCATTTCAGCGGCTTAGGGACCCAAGGGAGTCGCCCTTTGAAGATGACAGGTGGAGAAATGGAACCCGGAGAAAGCAAGCTGAGAAAGGCAGGAGTCTCTCTTTGAAGGGGGAGGTGACTGACCTGACTACCTCCAACTGCAATGGCAGGCTTTCAGGTTTCGGAtcgaaggaaaaaatgaaagggaaCAGGAAGAGATAGAGCCATTACCTTTGAATACATTGCATTGGGCCTTTTACTTCGGTGTTGATGGGAACGGTGCCCTGTCAAACCAGTAACTCGGCACACAGGTTAGAAACCTTAAAAGCACCGGACCTGGACTTCTTCCATTCTAACTTCAAGGACACACAAATTATAAAAATGCCTGCTGTATCCCTGTGCTTAAGACTGGGTTAGCATTTCCAGTTGCAGCTTTAGTTATAAAAACTTCATCCCAACCATAAAAgagttttgctctgatttttgttTAGGAGAAAATGGCACATGATACTTAAACCAGAAGCCTTAAAGTACTCCAATTCAAAGGAGTACAACAAAAAAGTGTCTCCAGCTCAGCTGATCCTGGCCCCTGAAATATTCTTCACTTAAAATGAGACGCCTGCTGTGGGCTACCATCAGTatcacaaaagaaacaaaggagagaGTCAATATGCATCGGACAATCAGTGATTCTACTGGAGGACAATTTCAGTCAAGTTCCCCTGCATTTCTGTGGTAGGATGAAAAAATAATGTGTAGGAGCCTTCCTAAAAAGGCTTGAAGGTGTCTCGTTGTAAGTCCGAAAGTGTTTAGGTTCCCATTTCCTAAGGTCATCGGGTCTGGCTTTTTCGGCTCTCAAAGCAGTGAATGGTAGTTGAGGTGCTGATGAACTCTCAGGATCTAGCACTTGTTAGAGAATAACCATTTCAACCCAGTCACTagaagtgttttggggttttttttacgtTTGGCAGACATGCAAAATAGGTTTCTACCTTCTGAGGCCGAAAAGCTCTTTTAATAGTCAATACAGAGCGCATATTCCAGCGTTAGCTGATGCCTGATGAGAGACTGGTAGGGAAGAACCCTCCTTTGCCTGTAGGAGAACCTGGATCAAACTCAGGTTGCTCAACAGCGTGCACGCTCAAGAGCGAACGAGGCGTTCTCAAAAGCAGTTTTGGATGTAGTGGTTTTAGAAGCCCTTGTTACTGGTCTCTCCTTGCTCCGACTGAAATCTAATTGTGCCGAGAGCTGATGGGAAATAACAAATCTGAGACCGAAAGCAAGTTTCTCTTCAAGAGTTGAGGTGAGACTTTGAGAACAGAGATTCTCCAGCAGCAAAAAGCGTAATGTATCTTCATGGAGATGAACTCTCAGAAACCAAAAGTAGAGTAATGATTAAGAAGCACCGTAATAAAAAGGTTCCTATTACTTACACGGAGCCTTTGTTAGCACCTGCAACCGGAAAAGCCCCAACGTGCTCCGTAGCCTCCGGGCTTAATTCCCGGAGTAACTTCAGACCTCTGGAAAGAAACACAATGAGCCATACAAATGCTCCTGCAGGTAAAACGTCCCAAGATGAGTTTAGTACCGGTGGTTCTGAAGAGGCAAAATGAAGTTTAGCTGAAGTCTAAACTTGTATTTGACACTCGGAGGCATGAGAGGGAAGTACGAACAGTGCCCGCAGCCGGAGGGTAGTTAACAGGCGTTGCTTGGGTGAGAGAGGAGCTCCAGCTTTGTCTGCAGGTAATTGCGGTGTTACGCTGCGCATCAAAAGATTTTCTAACATACAgagccaattttttttctgccaaatttgggtcctgctttcctgcagatagTAGCAGTGGCCTCTGAGATGTCGTAGTTTAGCTCCGTCTTCTCAAATAAGTAGACTTGCAGTATTGGCTACTGTTACCGTGGCAGCTAAGTCCAGCAGTCCCAAAGGagtgttcctcctcctcttcaacccctctgctctgcccggGATGGGCACGTACACACCATCAGAAGTGGTCTCTGCCCTGGAAGAAGCTTACGGtagaaaaaaggggagaaataaaCAGAAGAGATGGGTAGGCAAATAAAGCACAGAGTTGAAATGACTTTGCTGACATGAAGCAGAAGGCCAGATTGCCGTGAACTAACGCCGTAGCGCAGGACTGCAAGGCCGTGACCAGGACACCAGTTTTCTTCCACGAGTTCCTACTAAAAGGCCTAATCCAGCCTTTCTGTGTGAAACTCTCTAGTCTCGGTTGGGTCAAGAATTACAGCAGCAGAGCGTTGTAGTTATTTAGACACTGCGAAGCTGAATATTTGCTGCCAGGTACTGCAGAGCGGGCTAGTTCGTTAAGAGAGCGGGTTACTGAAATCCATTGTGAGTCTGGTTCCCTGAAAGCAGTTGGTAGACTTCTGTCCGTGCTGGAATTCACGTTGTTCCTTCTGTGCGCTTTTTTAATCGCAAAACCAAAATGACCTTGTTTTTCCGAAGAGAACGAAAAGCTAAATTATATAAAAAGGTGAAGCGAGCGTCTTCTAGAGCCATGTGTTATTCCTGAGCCCCGCATAATACCTGGTGTTCGCAAGATGATACTATAACCATCAGGCAGTGACTAACTAATCCGTGCCTATGGGTATGCAATGTTCCCTTGCTGAGGGCGAGCTCCTGAAGTTGACAACCTGGTGGGTGATTAAGAACAGATGtgcctcttcccccctcccctttccaccTCCAAATTTTCTGGCCTTACCCTTTCCCTGATTTCAGTTAGCTGGTGTGACTGCTGTCAAACCCACACGTGCGGGGCTTGCGCAGTGCCGCAGAGCGCGCAGGCCAGGCAGACCCTCTCCCAGGTCAGGAGTGAAAGCTCGTAGCTGACGTGGTTTGCGCTGCTCGTAACACATCTCTAATGAAATTCCGGAGGGCAGGGAGTCTCCCGAGGACGCGTGCCGC
This window encodes:
- the BMP3 gene encoding bone morphogenetic protein 3, whose protein sequence is MAASTRWVLCLCLGWGCLCLAPGDVLRARWVGLRRRAAAGGARGGRARAAAGDYGLGQRQEPEERRRPERLQPADKVSEHMLRLYDQYRGGGGGRAAAPRPRDPPGLPGLHLRQGNTVRGFRPLAAGSPESQEKYVFNLTSLTESENVLSASVYYYIGDLLHAKWNCSQSRGCSRHGHWKPEIQIHLSVWSFPPVGNQTRSLGRFLINVSSAYQDVLSWQRKDITQLLHEAKQNKELLIGVKMDLTSHHPWKRAPSRYEPYILIYANDSAISEPESVVSSLQGHRHPLGRVFPRPENHVRSSLGKRRRKRSANVLLPLQNNELPGAEYQYNEDERWEDRQPYKTFQPRLAERAKSKKKQRKNHHQKSQTLQFDEQTLKKARRKQWNEPRYCARRYLKVDFADIGWSEWIISPKSFDAYYCSGECQFPIPKALKPSNHATIQSIVRAVGVVPGIPEPCCVPDKMSSLSILFFDENKNVVLKVYPNMTVESCACR